The Fluviispira sanaruensis sequence AGACCTCACGAAATATATTAAATACAAAATTAACTATATTCAAAAGTAAGAGATTTGTGAAGTGAGGAAAATTTTTACATCTGACGAAGATTGGCAGAGGTTAAAAATAGACTGGGTTTTTCTTGCATGAGTTCAGATAAAAACCAATTTTCAGCTAAATGTGTTCCAGTCGATGAGCCTAATTTTAATTTTCGCGAAAGGAGAGCGCCAATTTTTTCTGAAATAGAGCGATACGTTGTGTATTTACCACCATAAATTGTAATTAATCCTGGAAGAACTTCATCTAGAACTGTTTCTCTCGATAATCCAGATATATTTTTATCGAGTTGTCTTACATAAAAAGGAGAATTAAAAGGTTCATTATTCCAAGCAGAGTTTAAATTTTTAATTTTTGCTTTTACATGGAGAGGCATACAACGGACACCGCAAAAAATTTCGGAAATATTTTTTTCAGCTTCGTATAAATTGAGTGTCTCTTTAGCTGTGTGCATAAGATACGCTTTATCTTCTTCTGGATAACGAACATGCGATGGTTCTCCTACAAGAATAGACTCAGTTGTACCATATAGCCATTTACCAAACCAAGGAATAAAAAATACGATTCTTCCATCTGGTTCTTGAATAAGAGTTGCGGAATTTTTGGTAATATCCCCATTGGGGACTGCTTCGGGATTGAAAACAATGTGAGTGCCGAGATTCAAGAGACAAGTGATATTTGGGATAATATTCCAATTTAACAGATTTGCATTGCACCAAGCTCCAGAGGCATTCACAATTGTTCTTGTTGTTAAAGTTTTGGAAGAATCATTGCTTACAATTGTTACTTTATATCCGTCTTGGATTGGAATGACTTCTGTTACTTTAGCGTTTTCTTCATAACTCGCACCGAGCTTAACAGCAGCCTCAGCAACAATCCTTGTAATAACATCATCTAGCATTTGTGCATCGTAATATTGAAATGCACTAATCATTTCTTTTTCAACTTTTTCAGGATTTAAATAAGGCGCATAGCTGAGAATATCTTTTTTATTTATCGAACTAGCAGATGGAAGTCCGCCATCTCCAGCCAAAAGATCATAAAAAAAGAGCCCCATACGAATCATCCAGGGAGGTCTTTTGTCGCCTTTAAAATTAGGAAGGACAAAGGGAAGAGGTTTCACGATATCTCTAAGTAAACGTAATAAAATTGCTCTTTCTTTAAGTGCTTCATGCACAAGTCCCCATTGATTCAGGTGTTCGAGATATCTAAGCCCACCATGCACAAGCTTTGTGCTTTTGCTTGATGTCCCAGATGAGAGTAGACTTTTTTCAACTAGGTGGACACCTGGTACATTGCGAGTTGCAAGATCATGCAAGAGTCCTGTGCCGTGTATTCCTCCGCCGACGATAAGAACATTCAAATCCATAGCGCTTTATAATCCTTATAAAAGAGTTGCAGATTTTTCTCTCAAGTGATGAGCTGTTTGCGCAAGTATTTTTGCAGCTTCTCTTACCTCTTGCTCTGAGTTAGTCAAACCAAAACTCACTCGAAAACTCGCTAAAGTATTTTCAAGCTCTATTCCCATGGCCACTAGAACATGACTCGCAGTAGCTTGCAGAGTTTTACATGCACTTCCGACACTGGCGCAGACAGTTCTCGTTTCTTCTAAAAGTTTCATAGCATTGACGTTCTGAAAGGAGATTGTCAATATGCCAGCAATTTTTTGCTTTTTAACTCCATAAAATTTAACTTGTATGTGTTTATTTAATTCATCGCAAAAGGCATTTTCTAGAAATTCATAATATTTGATTCGTTCGCTAGCCTCTTGTTGTTGAAACAGACAAGCATAAGTAAAGCCCATGATTGCTGCAATATTTGGTGTGCTTGAGCGCAGATCGAACTCATGGCCTCCCCCAGTCAATTGCGCTTGTAATTTAATTTTGGGTCTTCTTTTTTTTAAAATAAGGGCTGCAGCCCCTTTTGGCCCATATATTTTTGCAGATGAAATTGTTAAGGAGTCGAAATCAATTCCTTCAGCGATTAAATGACTGCGGGCAAATCCTTGAGAGGCATCCACATGGAGAAGAGCTCCGCATTCTAAAGAAATTTTTCTAATTTTTTCAAGTTGCAATTGTCTAATACCTGTTTCGTTATTCACATCCATTACACAGACGCATAAAGTATTTTCATCAATGACTCGCTCTGCAATTTGAATATTTATTTGTCCGTATTCATCAACAGGCAATTCAGCAATCTGAATGTTTTCAGAAAGAGCACTTAAAGTATTTGCTGTTACGATAATACTAGAATGCTCAGTTGCACAATAAACAATTTTATTTCTCTTTCTATGAGGATTTTCAACAAGCCCTCTTAAAAATAGGTTGTTACTTTCTGTTGCGCTTCCAGTAAAAATAACTTCCTCAAAAGAAACAGAAAAAATTTTTGCTAAGGTTGTGCGGGCCCAACCCAAAGCATGTTCTGTTAATTCGCCCATGGGGTGCAATCTATTGGCAGAATTTGCAAAATAACCAAGCATCCAAGGTGTCATTTTTTCTAAAATTCTTTTGTCGAGCGGTGTGCTTGAGGCAAAATCAAGATAAATTGTATTTTGAGGAAGTTTTATTCCACCAAAAGAAATTGGTTCGATTTTTTGTGGACTTGAATTCATCCATTCTGAGGGGAGAACAAAGTTTTCTATAAATTTATTCATATTCCATCCATATTGATCCAATACTACAGGTTTGAATCTAATTCGTGTAATATTAATTTGCAATCAAAGTTGTTTGCTTTTTTTTTGTCAAAGGAGTAGGTGATTTTGAAGATTAGAACCTCTTGTTGTTGAGTAGGATTTCTTATATGACATACATAGAAAAAATGCGTTATTTCAGAGGAAAGTTTTTTGTGCATAAGTCTGCATTTTTTCATAAGCGCGATTTTTTTATCTGCCTGTTGAGTCTAATAATAGGAATTTTTATTGGTTTTCTTGCTGAAGCATTAAAACTTGTGATTAATCTTGTGACAAATATATTTTATTTTGGAAAATTTTCTATAACAGAAGCATTACCTGCTCAACATCAGTTAGGTTATTGGGCTTTTTTTATGCCAGTTATAGGTGGTATTATTATTGGTTTGATTGCGAGATTTATCAACCCAGCAGTGTATGGTCACGGTATTCCAGAAACAATGGAAAAAGTATTATTGAATGACAGCATTATTTCCAAAAGATTACTTATTTTAAAACCAACTGCGGCTGCTATATCTGTTGGTTCTGGTGGTCCTTTTGGAGATGAAGGTCCTATTATTGCAACAGGTGGAATTCTAGGCTCTACCATCGGTCAATTTATTAAAACATCATCTTATGAACGAAAAATATTATTGAGTGCGGGGGTTGCGGGCGCTGTATCGTCAGCTTTTGGCAGTCCATTGGGTGGAATATTCTTGGCTTTAGAATTAATGTTATATGAATTTAAATCAAGATCACTAATTCCGGTAGCTCTTTCTGTCATAGCAGCAGAATTTATAAGAATGAAATTCGTTGGAGATGAACTTATTTTTCCAATGTCTGTTGTTTCATTACCATCTGCATCGAGCGAAATATTTTGTTTTTTTATTATTGGAATCATTTCGGGTATTGTCGCAGTTGGAATCACTCATTGCGTGCATTATTTAGAAAATGGTTATGCGAAACTCCCTATGCACTGGATGTGGTGGCCAGCGATCGGTGGCATAGGAGTGGGTGCTATAGGTTTATTAGAACCCAAAATACTAGGAGCAGGTTATTCAACCATCACGCAAATATTAAATGGACATATTGTTGCTGATTCTATTATCTATTTATTTATTTTAAAATTTTTAGCATGGCTAATTGCAGTGAGTAGTAGAACAACAGCTGGTACTTTAGCACCATTATTTATGATGGGAAGCGCATTAGGTGTTACTTTATTTGGATTTATTATTTATTTTTTTCCTTTAATTAATCTTGACATTAAAACAGCTGCATTGGTAGGTATGGCAGCGCTTTTTTGCGGAGTGACACGGGCTTTTTTAGCATCTGTGTTTATAACTTTGGAATCAACTCATCAGTTTTGGGCTGCCGTACCCATACTTACAGGCTGTGTTGCGGCGTATATTGTTTCATTATTTTTAATGCAGCATTCTATTCTGACAAAAGAGCTTGAGAAAAAAGGTGTTTCATTTCTACTTGAGGAGAATGCAAAAAAGACTGAGAATGATTTACAGCAAAAACCAAATGATGTTTATTGATAATTCTATTGTTCTATTGACCGTGCATTTTAGTGGTTAAAGGATTTTTATGTTGCTGGCTATTCTTGATTACAGTGGATCTTTTGCTTTTTGTGTCAGTGGTGCATCGATTGCAGCTTCTCGCAGAATGGATCTCTTTGGCATTTTTGTCATGACCGTGATTGCAGGATTTGGTGGAGGTTGTCTGCGGGATGTCCTTATTGGCAAAACCCCTCCTACCGTGTTTAACACACCAGCTTATTGGATTATTGCGTTGAGTGCTACTTTTTTAGTCTACTTCTTCAATATTCAAAACAAGTATGTAGAGAAGATTATTGTTTTGTTCGATGCTATTGGTCTTGCTTTTTTTACAGTAGTTGGAGTTAAAGTTGGCATTCAAACAGGACTTTCTAATTATCAATGTGTCCTAATGGGTGTGATAACAGCGTGTTTTGGCGGTATCACTCGGGATGTCATTATCAATCGAGTTCCCTATGTTTTTCAAAATGAAATTTATGGAGGTTTTGCCCTCTTAGGGGGGATATTGTACTTTGCTCTGCGCAATTATATGAGTGAAGGAATTCCAGATCTCATTGTTATTCCTCTTATATTTTCGATGCGTATGATCTCTGTGTGGAAAAATTGGCATTTGCCAAGAGCGGGAGAAGTTTCTATTCGCAAGCGTAAGTTTCCAATGACAAGGAAGCCAACTTCAAGGCCAAATAGTTAAAAAGTCTGTACTTTATCCATAATCTTTTAGAATGGGTCTAAAATTTCCTTGCATGCACCCTGTAGTTCTTATACGCTCAGGCTGTGAAGGGGATAATAAAATGATATTGAGTAAAGGCTTAAAAGCATCAAGTCCGTTGACGACCGCGCAAATTGAGAAGCGGTTAAATGATGTGGGCGTTTCAGCAACTGCCCAGAGGATTGCAATTTGTAAATATATTTTATGTGAAGCAGATCACCCGACTGCTGAAGACATTAAAAATTGGACTGACCTCAATTTCCCTAAGCTCAGCCGCGCTACGGTTTATAACACTCTTGAAATATTAGTCCAAGCTGGCCTGTTAAAGGAGTTAAAATTACCGCATACTGGAAAAATAGTTTATGATACCAATGTTGAAGAACATTTTCATTTTCTAGATAGTGCAACAGGAAAACTTTTCGATGTTTCTCCTGAAGAATGTCAAGTGACTTTGGCAATGCCCAAAGATATTTCTGTTCAGGGGGTAGAAGTATTTTTACGTGGGAAAATTTCTATAAAATAAACAATCCTTATTTAATCGATGCACATTTTCATTTAAATTATCTTAAAGATATTCCAAGATCTATTGAACAAGCTCTAAAGTCTTCTGTTAAATCAGGAGTTGTGGCTGGCGTTTGGAATAATGACACACTTGAACATCTTGCCTTAAAAGACAATAAGTCACTCGAAAACATAAAATTCTTAAAAAAAGATTTACAGCAATTAAACTCTATAAAAGATGATGAATTCATCTGTTTTTTAGCGCATGGTTTACATCCTATGTCTGTCCATGAAAAATGGCTCAATGCGGACGGTAGCTGTCATAATGAGAGCATTCAAAGTGATATTCAACAATTCAAAGATATATTATATAAAAATTTAAATTATATTTGGGCTATTGGTGAAACGGGTTTCGACCTTTCCAAAGATATTTTGCAAAGCGAAAAGTGCAAGAATTTAAGTAAACAAGATATTATTTTTTTACAAAATATTGCATTTGAAGTTTGTGTGCAGGCAGCTATTCAATATAATTTGCCGCTGATTTTGCACTTAAGAGGAAGCTGGAGTCTTTGTATAAACAAAATTAAGTGGGCAAAAAATAAAGGCGTAAAAAAAATCATGGTCCATTGTTTTAGTGGACCAGCTGAAGATATGAAAACTTTAGCGCGATTATCAATTTATTGTTCATTTGGTGGGGTTCCCACCTGGGAAAAAGCTGTAAAAAATCGCAATGCATTTTTACAGTGTGATCCCAATTTCCTCATGCTCGAAACCGATTCTCCAGATTTGCCTCCAGAATTGCCAGACCAAGCTAAATTAGAAAATAATGAACCAAAATATTTAAAAAATATTGCAGAAATTTTGGCTAAATATGCAAATACAGATTTAGATTATTTTATAAAAAATTCTAATAAAAATATTTTAAATTTTTTAGGTGTTTTTGGCAGATAGTTCTTCCCATTTTAAGTAACACAAATCAAGATCAGTTTGTTTTGTTTGAATTTCTGCAGAAATTAAAGCTGTTTCGTTATAAGGTAAATTATTCGCATAAGCATTTTCTAATTGCTTTTCTAATTGCCCAAGGAATGTTTCAAGTTTTTCAATCTTTCTTTCAACTTCATCAAGCTCTCTTTGTTCCTTAAAACTGAGTTTTGCTTTTTTTGTTTGAGAATTTGTATTTTTATTTTCAGGCTCAAGAGGTGCTTTCTCTGTTTGCTTTTTAATAGAATCTGTTTCTTTGTATTTTTCCATAGACTCAAGAGCTTGATCCAGATCGGGTAACATAAGCCAATCACCGGTGCGGATTCCATTTTTATTTTTCTCACCTAAAAAGGTAAATAACCCTGTGGCAACCCTTTGGACAAAATAACGATCATGACTCGTAAATAAAACACCACCTTGGAAATCGCACAGATTTTTTTCAAGCACTTGCAGGGTCGATATATCAAGATCATTGGTCGGTTCGTCAAGGATCAATAAATTGCCTTGCTCAAGCATAAGTTTGGCAAGTAAAAGACGGGCTTGTTCACCACCAGAAAGTTCACCGACTTTTCGATTGGCGTCGAATTTAAAAAATAAAAAACGATCTAAATAGCTCATAATATGCATATATTTACCAGCAAAATGCACATATTCACCTTCCGGTGCAATGGTTGAACGGACTGTTTCATTCGGGTCGAGTTTTTGTCTTTGTTGATCGAAGTGAGAGATTTTAACAAGCTCATGATAAGTGATTTCACCAAGATCTGGTTTTATTTGGTTCACCACTAAATTCATTAAGGTCGATTTACCGCAGCCATTTGGTCCCAACAAAGCAATGCGCATTTTAGGTTTAATCACAAATTCAAGATTTTGAAAAACAAAGTGATTGTTGTCGGTCGCAGCAGGATGTTTTATGGAAACATTTTTAAAGCGGACAAGTTCTTGTTCCCCTAAGTTTCTTACAACTGGAATAATATTATCTTCATTGTTCCTTTGTTCATCTGTCATAAGGGCATCGAAATTCATTTCAGCACTTTTTGGTAAATTGGCTTTTTGATTCTTTGCATTTAAGCTTTTATCCAGAGCAAGCGCTCTATCTATACGCGATTTCTGCTTCGTTGTTCTGGCTTTTGCGCCTGTACGCAGCCATGCCAATTCCCGTCGCATGAGGTTAGCCATTTTCGAGCGGGTTTTTTGCTCAACAATTTCATTTTCAAGTTTGAGTTGGCTGTAGGTTTCAAAATTGCCATCATATTGTTTAGATTCCCCAGCCTCAATTTCTAGAACTCTATTTACTAAGGTATCGAGAAGAGCACGGTCATGGGAAATAATCACAAAAGCTACGGGTTCGGTAGATTCATTTTTAGGCTTAAATCCAAAAAGTCCAACTCCTTGTTCAACAACTTCAAGTAAAAACTCTTCTAACCAATCGACTGTTTGCACATCCAAGTGGTTCGTTGGTTCGTCTAGGAGTATAAGTTGCGGGTTTTTTAAGAGTGCTGAAACGATTTGTACGCATTTCTGCTGACCACCGGATAAGTTTTTGAACTGTCGATCGCGCAAAGAGAGAAGTTTGCCAGCTTTGAGTGCACTTAATATAACGTTGTCTGTGCCTACACCTGAAATATTTATAAGTTTATCATTTAAATCACTGAGCTTTTCGCCCCATTGTGTATCGTTGGTTATTTCAGGGTTTTCTTCAGCTAAGAGAGAATGCTTGTCAATTTCATCTTCAATTTTTTTAATTTGGAGGTCAAGATCGTATTCTTCTGGAAGGGAATCTCTAAGAATTTCTTCAACAGTTTTTTCAATGTCAAAAGAATATTTCTGATTGACAATCGCTAAGCGAATACCATTGCGTATAGATATGGAACCTGTATCTGCATCTTGAGTGCCTGTTATAAGTCGGAATAATGTTGATTTTCCTGCCCCATTGGGCCCCACTATACCCCATCTTTCTCCGGGATGAACCGTAAAAGAAAGATTGTTGAATAATTGGGTAGATCCATAACTCGTTGATAGATTGTAACAGCTTAAATAGGGTGCAGATGACATGAATAAACTCCAAATGTAGAAACATACGCTTTAAGCAAAGCATAATTTTGCTAAAACAGAAAGAGTTTATTTTTTGTGTTAATTACCCATGCCAATCCACAATGAATTATTTTCTGTTAATTTTATTGAGTCACTGGTAATATTTAATGCTTCTTGCATAAGCAGGTCGTTTTGAAAAACGATTTCATCACCACTGTCACCTTCTTTTTCTTTCATATCTCTTGGATTTTCTTTTTCTTCTAAAGATTTTACATATTCTTTTGAAAGAAGCATGGGTTGTTTTTTTTCTATATTGTATCTTTCGATTTTAGCAATGATTTCTCGATATTTTATATTTTTTATAATACGTTCTTGACTCAATAATTTTAGTTTTCCAATCAATCCAGATAAATTGAGTAAAGGTCTAAAATTTTTGGCCGGTGGAATGCTGTCAAGAGGCAATGCAAAATCTAATTGTTCTTCTCCAATTTCAAATGCATCAAGTATATCAGGTATAATTATATCTGATTGTACTCCAACTAGTTGATTACTTTTCCCACTTGGGCGGTAAAATTTACTTTGCGTTACTTTAAGAGCGCCATCACTTCTTCGTCCATGGCTGCCAGGAAACTCTTGCACAACTTGCACGCTCGCTTTACCATAGGTACTTTTATTTCCAATAACAATGCCTCGAGAGAAGTCTTGAATAGCTCCTGCAAATATTTCTGATGCGGAGGCACTGTATTTATTTATAAGGACAATCAGTGGGCCTTTATATAGCCAACTTGATTCGCTGATCTGTTGTTTCTTTATGACTTGATTGCGATCTAAAGTTTGAACAGCTGTTCCTGAAGGAACAAATAATCCAGTCATACGAATACTTTCTGGAAAATCTCCACCTCCATTGTTACGTAAGTCAATCAAAATACCGTCAACTCCTTTTGCAAGAAGTTTTTTTAATCCTTGTTCAACATCGTAACTCACTCCATGGCATTGAGAAAATATTTTAACTTTGCATTTGAGATCAGTATAAAATGTAGATATTTTTATTACGCCAATTTTTTTATTTCCATTTTCAACAACTTTCGTTTTTACTTCATCATCTTTTAAATCAATTTCATCACGCACAAGTATAATATTTAATCTTTCATTTCCCTTCAGTGTTTTTCTTAAAACAACCAGCCGGACGCTTGTTCCTTTATTGCCTCGAACTAAATTAACGGTTTGTTCAACATCTAAATCACTTAAATCTTTAAGACCTGTCCCATTCCCAGGATCAATTGCTATGATTCTATCTTTAGCTTTGAGCCTTCCATCTTTTTGTGCGACCCCTCCTTGTACGAGAGACTTCACAACAATATATCCATCTTTTTCTTGTAACTGTGCGCCAATTCCTTCGAGTTTATTGCTGATATGAATGACGAAAGAGTCGTGATCTGCTGGTAGCAAATGTGCAGAATGCGGATCCATTGCGAGAGCTATGCTATTTAACAAAAGAGAATATATTTTATCATCATCAAAATCTTTATATTTCTTTTCTAATTTTAGATAACTTTTCAAAAGCCTTTCCCGAATTTTAGCACTATCTTCTTCAAGATTTTCTGACGAAATATATTGGATTTTAACTCTTTTTTTCATTCTTTCATCAGCTTCGGTAAAATTCGAGCTCCAATCTATTTTTCCACTCGGGATATAATCAGGTTTAGAGAAGTCGATCGGTTTTGCTAGAAAAAACTTTGTTTTTTCTATGCGTTCTCCTACTCTTTTTAAAAAAAGACTGAATATTTCGAAAAGAAAATCACAATTATTATTTTCAATTTTTTTATTTAAAGAGTTTTCAAGATAAGAAAAGGATTTAATATCTGATTTAATAAAATAGACTTTTGATGGATCCATTAAATCAAAAATTTTTTTAAATGTTTTCTTTGACAAATCTTCATTAAACTCTGTATAAAAGAAATGGAGATCGAGCATTGCATTCACTCGTAATTTGACTTCTCTACATGAAAGTACAGAAGCAATTATTCTTGCATTTTTCGAATTGTCTCCGTAAGCTATTTTTGGAGCTATTGACTCCCAAGCAAGGCAACAAAGTAAAAATGCGAGGAACATATTTGCAACTATACGCATATTTAGTTTCCTGTGTTTAAGAGACAAGTTGTATTGTTTATTGTCAATTTTTGTTAATCATTAGTCAATTTGTTTGTTTGTGAGATTTTATGACGACAGCCCGCAGTCCAAGAGATTCTTTGCCAAAGAGAGCTCATTTACATCAAGTGTTTGAGTCCTATCTCAATCAACTCGGCTTGCGCCAGACAAGGCAGCGGAGAATTATTCTCGACGCAGTTCTTGCTTCAGGTCGCCATGTCGATGCCGAAACCATCGCAAATGAAGTGAAAAAGACGGATAGTTCAATCGGACTAGCTACTGTATATCGTACTCTTAAAATGATGACCGATTCACAAATATTGGTAGAACGGCATTTTGGAGGCGATAGAGCTAGTTTTGAGTTTGCCGATCAAGGAGATGAGCACCACGACCATCTTATCTGCAAACAATGTGGTGAAATTGTCGAATTCTATGATGCAGATCTTGAAAAGCGACAAGAAGAGGTTGCAAAAAATTTAGGCTATAAATTAATCCATCATAAAATGGAGCTTTTTGCGGAATGTTTAGGCTTAGACAAGTGTGAACGTAAAAATTCAAAATAGTCAATTGATCTTTATCCATCCTAGTTCTATTTTCTCCGAGACCTTTTAAAGGGGAAATTAAAATGATTGCGTTTTAATTTCCCAAACTTTTTTTAGAGAAAGAAATCGGATATGAAGATAAAGTCAAAGGCGAAACTCATTTGGACAGTGACAAACAACGGTTGTGAAAAATTAGGAATTGATCACATTGCTTCCACAATTGTAAAAAATAAATTAAATGCTGTCAGGATGACATATTCAAGCCTTGCATATCCAAATATATTAAAATTACGTGAGAAAATCACAAAATTACTTGCGAATGAAGACAAACAACCAGCTGATGGAAAAGTTCCTTTCTTATTAAGTTTTGTCGGTAGACGAGCTCTTTTATCTGTTCCAAACGGAGAAATCACTCTTGAGAATGGCGTTGAAGTTGAAATTGCCTTTCAGGTCGATTTTTCAGCATGTGCGTCTATGTCTACAGATAGCAATGCAGAGTCTAAACAATTTGAAGTGCGTGTTTCTTCAGAAGATCAGCTTTCAACTTTAAAAATTGGCTCTATTATTAATATTTCCTATGGCTCGGTTGAATTACAAATTGTAGAAATCAAAAAGAAATCAGCAACTGAATTGACTGCACGCTGTATTGTTGAAAATGGTGGAACACTCATTTCTGGAGTTGATGTTCACTCACAAGATATGTCTCGCGATCTCTTCCCATTATTATCAGATGATGAAAAAACTTTAAGAGCAGGTTTTTCGTATTTAGCAGATTTTGTAATTGTTGATGGTATTAAGTCAGAACAAGAATTATTTGCAATTAAAGCTGGTATTTTAGGAGAAAATGCTCCTTTCTCTGAAAGGCACCCAAGTATTCCAATCAATAAAGATGTGCTTGAAACCGAAGCATTGTTGCCACCACGTTTTTTACTCAAAGTAGATTCCAAGCGTTCGTATGAACTCTTACCTATTTTGCTCAAACATGTTGATGGTGTCTTTTTAAGTCGTTCTGAACTTGGGATTGATGAGCATCCACATAATTTGCCAATATTACAAAAAGATTTGGTAGATCGTTGCAATCGAATGTCTAAAACAATTATTATTGCTTCTGAACTTATGCACTCTATGCGCTTAAACGCGAACCCAACCCGTGCTGAAGTGTCTGACATGGCCAACGCCGCAGCAGATGGCTCCGATGCACTCGTTCTTTCCCATGAGGTGACGGAAGGTCCAAATGCCGATCTCGTAGCGGAAGTATCCTTAGAAACTCTAGTGAACTCAGAAGCATGGGTTGAAAAAAAGTGGCACCCATTCGAAATGGACAAAATACCAAGTGACGATGATGCAGTGACATATGGGGCTATCCGTATCGCCCAACAGGCAAATGTTCGTGCCATTGTTTGTTTCACCGAAGGTGGATACACAGCGATGAAGCTTTCTTCTATGCGCACTCCCACAGAAATCATAGCAATCACGTGCAACAAAAAAATCATGCGCCAATTGAATTTGTTGCGTTCTGTCACTGGAATGGTGCTTGAGTCACGCTCACAGGTTGAACGTATTTTAAATGAAACAAAAGATATCTTAGTCAACGCTTTTGGTTTTAAAAAAGGCGATAAATTTGTTTTTGTTTCCTTAACTGCTTCCAGTGTGTCCGAAAGAAATTCTAATTTATTTACTTTGCAAGAAATTGATTAATAAATGTCGTTGACATTCTTTTTTATTGTAAATCCCAATGCAAATTCAGGTAAAACTAAATTAAATTGGGAAAAAAAAGTTCTCCCACTCATTCGCCTTATTTTTCAGAATGTTTCTTGGGTCTTTACTGAAAAAAAAGGTGATGCTTCTTTTTATGCCTATTTTGCAAAAAACTGCGGATATAAAACCGTTGTCGCTGTGGGTGGCGATGGCACTGTCAATGAAGTCGTCAATGGTTTATTGGATAATCCTCTCGTTTATTTAGAAGATTATAAACAAAAAATTAAGGGTGAATTAATTGAAAATTATAAATCAGAAATTAATACCCCAAGTTTAGCTTGCTTACCAATGGGAACGGGTAGTGATTTTACCCGCACTCTCGGGATTCCTTATCATATAGAGAGCGCATTAAAAATAATCAAACAGAATAAACTTGTTGCCAGTGATATTGGATTGATTGAAAGCAATGCTACGCAAGGTGAAAAGTTGTTTCGTTATTTTATCAATATTGGCAGTGTTGGGGCCAGTGCTGAAGTTGTCCAAAGAGTCAATCAATCACCCAAAAAATTCGGTAAAAATGGATCTTATATTTATGCTGCAATAAAGACTCTTCTTAAAGATAATCATTTCTATACACAAATTGCATATGATAATGAGCCTCCATTTCAACTCGATCTTCGGGTTATTTTTATTTGCAATGGTCGATATTGTGGTGGAGGAATGGAAGTTTCACCAAAATCAAAACTAAACAGTGGTTCTTTTCAAATTATCCAAATAAGAAATT is a genomic window containing:
- a CDS encoding diacylglycerol/lipid kinase family protein, giving the protein MSLTFFFIVNPNANSGKTKLNWEKKVLPLIRLIFQNVSWVFTEKKGDASFYAYFAKNCGYKTVVAVGGDGTVNEVVNGLLDNPLVYLEDYKQKIKGELIENYKSEINTPSLACLPMGTGSDFTRTLGIPYHIESALKIIKQNKLVASDIGLIESNATQGEKLFRYFINIGSVGASAEVVQRVNQSPKKFGKNGSYIYAAIKTLLKDNHFYTQIAYDNEPPFQLDLRVIFICNGRYCGGGMEVSPKSKLNSGSFQIIQIRNLNKIKSIYLLSHLYNGNYTGLEKEIILREAKKITLIPIDNNIIPIECDGEQPFLAPVEFSLSPLKINVIIG